From a region of the Enterobacter sp. JBIWA008 genome:
- a CDS encoding phosphohydrolase → MELARWQQRFERWLEENHSTDDTAHDISHFRRVWMTAQKIMDRQRVEPLVILTACYFHDIVSLPKNHPERSRSSQLAARRTRDILRCDFPDFPPEHAAAVTHAIEAHSFSAGIAPQSMEAKIVQDADRLEALGAIGLARVFAVSGALGVPLFDADDPFADARTLDDRAFALDHFQTKLLRLPDTMQTEMGRELARHNADFLIQFMAKLSAELHGDCIGLDSQVLSHFRRSLRN, encoded by the coding sequence ATGGAACTTGCCCGGTGGCAGCAAAGATTTGAGCGCTGGCTCGAGGAAAACCACAGTACCGACGATACCGCACATGATATTTCGCATTTTCGTCGGGTCTGGATGACGGCGCAAAAAATCATGGATCGCCAGAGGGTAGAGCCGCTGGTGATCCTGACCGCATGCTATTTCCACGATATTGTCAGCCTGCCGAAAAACCATCCCGAACGCAGCCGGTCATCACAGCTGGCAGCGCGCAGGACGCGTGACATTCTGCGCTGCGACTTCCCTGACTTCCCGCCAGAGCACGCTGCCGCCGTTACTCACGCGATTGAGGCGCACAGCTTCAGCGCCGGGATTGCGCCGCAGAGTATGGAGGCCAAAATCGTGCAGGACGCAGACCGGCTGGAAGCCTTAGGCGCTATCGGCCTGGCGCGCGTCTTTGCCGTCTCGGGCGCACTGGGCGTGCCGCTTTTTGATGCTGACGATCCCTTTGCCGACGCGCGTACACTTGACGACCGTGCGTTTGCCCTCGACCATTTTCAGACCAAGCTGCTGCGATTGCCTGATACAATGCAAACGGAAATGGGCCGCGAGCTGGCACGTCACAATGCCGATTTCCTGATCCAGTTTATGGCGAAACTCAGTGCCGAATTACACGGCGACTGCATCGGGCTGGATAGCCAGGTGTTGAGCCACTTCCGTCGCAGTTTGCGCAATTGA
- a CDS encoding sensor histidine kinase → MSDLQPFLPTRKRPMKLNTLVTLMVCAIIASVLLVVFALYSVQITRATRDDVKDTALGIARTLANSPEIQRGLMQPPQADIIQPIAQAVTKRNDLLFTVVTDMRGIRYSHPNEALLGLHFIGDDLTPALEGKENVSVNRGALAEALRVFTPVYDSQHDQIGVVVVGISLKKVEDQIARGRLNAVWTILFSIFMSSMAIWGLVRVLKRILFGLEPYEISALFEQRQAMLQSLREGVLAVDIHGRVTMINQTAREILLLPAGKQTENASAPLLASLRDVSKTGVARQDQEISCNGRLLLCNMVPVKSQNRVIGAITTFRDKTEISQLMQRIDGMVNYVDALRTHTHEFMNKLHVILGLLHMKRYDKLEEYIIQTAHNYQTDIGTIQSKVKSPVIAGFLLGKINRAKEAGVTLTLADECQIPDTASEEQVAVLITVLGNLIENALDAMEGQHEGEIGLLLHYQNGWLSCEVSDDGPGIDPTQLEAIFTKGFSTKGENRGVGLFLARQQIQNLGGDITVESEPGVFTQFFVHIPWDSERNIA, encoded by the coding sequence ATGAGCGATTTGCAGCCTTTCCTTCCGACGCGCAAGCGCCCCATGAAGCTGAACACCCTGGTCACGCTGATGGTGTGCGCGATTATTGCCTCTGTGCTGCTGGTGGTCTTTGCGCTCTACTCCGTGCAAATCACCCGGGCGACGCGCGATGATGTAAAAGATACTGCTCTGGGTATCGCCAGAACGCTGGCCAACAGCCCGGAGATCCAGCGCGGCCTGATGCAGCCACCACAGGCGGATATCATTCAGCCCATCGCCCAGGCGGTGACGAAACGAAACGATCTGCTGTTCACCGTTGTCACCGATATGCGCGGGATCCGCTACTCTCACCCGAACGAGGCGCTGCTGGGGCTGCATTTTATCGGCGACGATTTAACTCCCGCGCTGGAAGGTAAAGAAAATGTCTCCGTAAACCGGGGTGCCCTCGCCGAAGCGCTTCGTGTCTTTACGCCCGTTTACGACAGCCAGCATGACCAGATCGGCGTGGTGGTGGTCGGTATCTCCCTCAAAAAAGTGGAAGATCAGATTGCACGCGGGCGGCTAAACGCCGTCTGGACCATTTTATTCAGTATTTTTATGAGTTCCATGGCGATTTGGGGTCTGGTGCGGGTACTGAAACGCATCCTGTTCGGGCTCGAACCCTACGAAATTTCCGCCCTGTTCGAACAGCGTCAGGCGATGCTGCAGTCGCTTCGCGAGGGGGTGCTGGCCGTCGATATTCACGGGCGCGTGACGATGATCAACCAGACCGCCAGAGAAATATTGCTTCTCCCCGCCGGCAAGCAGACCGAAAACGCCAGCGCCCCCCTGCTGGCCAGCCTGCGCGACGTCTCGAAGACGGGGGTCGCGCGCCAGGATCAGGAGATCAGCTGCAACGGGCGGCTATTGCTGTGCAACATGGTCCCCGTTAAAAGTCAGAATCGGGTGATCGGCGCCATCACCACCTTCCGCGATAAAACAGAAATCAGCCAGCTGATGCAGCGTATTGATGGCATGGTTAACTACGTCGACGCCCTGCGGACCCATACGCATGAGTTTATGAATAAACTGCATGTGATCCTGGGCCTGCTGCACATGAAGCGCTACGACAAGCTGGAGGAGTACATCATCCAGACGGCACATAATTACCAGACGGATATCGGTACGATACAGAGCAAGGTAAAATCCCCGGTGATTGCCGGGTTCCTGCTGGGTAAAATCAATCGGGCGAAAGAAGCGGGCGTCACCCTGACGCTGGCGGATGAATGCCAGATACCGGATACCGCGAGCGAAGAGCAGGTCGCGGTGCTGATCACCGTGCTAGGTAACCTCATCGAAAACGCGCTCGACGCGATGGAAGGACAGCACGAAGGTGAGATCGGCCTGCTGCTGCATTATCAGAATGGCTGGCTCAGCTGTGAAGTCAGCGACGATGGCCCCGGCATTGACCCCACTCAGCTGGAGGCTATTTTTACAAAGGGCTTCTCAACAAAAGGTGAAAACCGCGGCGTTGGGCTGTTCCTTGCTCGCCAGCAAATCCAGAACCTCGGCGGTGATATCACCGTTGAGTCTGAGCCAGGCGTATTTACCCAATTTTTTGTTCACATCCCCTGGGATAGCGAGAGGAATATCGCGTGA
- a CDS encoding FAD:protein FMN transferase, whose product MSDSHRVYSYSAVLMGSPILLKLFSHDEALASRVFRLIKQYEDLLTVNRAHSQVMDINHAAGQHPVTVSRPVFDLVRCAKAASLLKDSAFNLAIGPLVKRWKIGFQGDSVPPADDIASLLSITRPEDVLLDEASSSVFLARAGMEIDLGAIAKGYIADRVRDYLHKEGAELGLINLGGNIQTLGSPEGGWSVGLKKPFAGDALIGTMTVENLSVVTSGTYERYFEQNGKRYHHILDPRTGYPLDNELDSVTIISKDSIDGDIWTTLMYGMGVKKGCAALRARPDIEAIFVTRTKEVVFSSAHHFRFTLLDDTYRVTGSIA is encoded by the coding sequence ATGTCTGATAGCCATCGCGTTTACAGCTACTCCGCCGTCCTGATGGGCTCACCCATTCTCCTGAAACTCTTCTCCCATGACGAAGCCCTCGCGTCCCGCGTGTTTCGTCTGATCAAACAGTACGAAGATCTGCTTACCGTCAACCGCGCGCACTCGCAGGTGATGGACATCAACCATGCGGCTGGCCAGCATCCGGTCACCGTCAGTCGGCCGGTGTTTGATCTGGTCCGCTGTGCAAAAGCGGCAAGCCTGCTCAAGGACAGCGCCTTTAATCTGGCGATCGGTCCGCTGGTGAAGCGCTGGAAGATTGGTTTTCAGGGAGACAGCGTTCCGCCCGCTGATGACATTGCGTCGCTGCTGTCGATTACCCGTCCTGAGGATGTTCTCCTTGATGAGGCCAGCAGCAGCGTGTTTCTGGCCCGGGCGGGGATGGAAATCGATCTGGGTGCGATTGCCAAAGGCTATATTGCCGACAGGGTGCGGGATTACCTGCATAAAGAGGGGGCTGAGCTGGGGCTGATTAACCTCGGCGGAAACATTCAGACGTTAGGCTCGCCGGAAGGGGGCTGGAGCGTCGGGCTGAAAAAACCGTTCGCCGGAGATGCGCTGATCGGCACAATGACCGTTGAGAACCTCTCCGTCGTGACGTCGGGAACGTACGAGCGCTATTTTGAACAAAACGGCAAACGCTATCATCATATTCTCGACCCGCGCACCGGGTATCCGCTGGATAACGAACTGGATAGCGTGACCATCATTTCAAAAGACTCCATTGACGGAGATATCTGGACCACGCTGATGTACGGCATGGGCGTGAAGAAGGGCTGCGCCGCGCTGCGCGCGCGTCCCGATATAGAAGCAATCTTTGTGACCAGGACAAAAGAAGTGGTGTTCTCTTCAGCACACCACTTCCGCTTTACCCTGCTGGATGATACCTACCGCGTTACTGGCAGTATTGCTTGA
- the dgcQ gene encoding cellulose biosynthesis regulator diguanylate cyclase DgcQ produces the protein MQRDTFVVRQSFLQWLHKRINPGLIVNLCFLVVLVFSTLLTWREVVVLEEAYISSQRNHLDTVASSLDRQLQNSVDRMLLFRQGMHDAIQTPLAFDVLQNAVSRFNTVRQLPTWQLAVDKKRTLPINGVSDAFVEKTTLLNRDAERISHEISAALEVGYLLRLASSRAQTEARVIYVSRAGFFISTDTPDRAGDITSRYYHLVTQSWFTQQSERNNRARAVRWFISTPSSWTNGERTITASVPIYFDHYWYGVVAMDFTLSTMQRLLADATEDRTEGEYQLYDTRLNMIATSAHTGNAVNHFDERETAQIAQAIEHANGGGIRLGSRFVSWERLDHFDGVVLRIHTLHEGVQDDFGSISIVLALLWALFTAMLLISWLVIRRMVSNMYTLQHSLQWQAWHDPLTRLNNRGALFDRAKMLAETCRQQSLPFSVIQIDLDHFKNTNDRFGHQAGDKVLSHTAGLIASSLRKNDVAGRVGGEEFCVVLPGIGLEEARSVADRIRCRINSKEILVKKSTTQRVSASLGVSSADEAGNYEFEQLQSVADARLYQAKQSGRNRVV, from the coding sequence GTGCAGCGCGATACCTTTGTTGTAAGACAATCTTTTTTGCAGTGGCTGCATAAGCGTATCAATCCGGGGTTGATTGTTAATCTCTGTTTTCTGGTTGTTCTGGTATTTTCCACTCTACTGACCTGGCGTGAAGTGGTGGTCCTGGAAGAGGCGTACATCTCAAGCCAGCGAAACCATCTGGACACGGTGGCCAGTTCGCTGGACAGGCAGTTGCAGAACAGCGTGGACCGGATGCTGTTGTTCCGTCAGGGTATGCATGATGCGATTCAGACGCCGCTGGCATTTGACGTACTTCAGAATGCGGTTTCACGCTTTAACACCGTTCGCCAGCTCCCCACCTGGCAGCTTGCCGTCGATAAAAAACGCACCCTTCCCATTAACGGCGTTTCGGATGCATTCGTCGAAAAAACCACGCTTCTGAATCGTGACGCCGAGCGCATCAGTCATGAAATTTCTGCCGCGTTGGAAGTGGGGTATCTGCTCAGGCTGGCGTCATCGAGAGCGCAAACGGAAGCGCGCGTGATCTACGTGTCCCGCGCCGGATTTTTCATTTCCACGGATACGCCGGATCGGGCAGGCGACATTACCTCCCGCTATTACCATCTTGTCACGCAGTCCTGGTTTACCCAGCAGTCAGAACGGAACAATCGCGCACGCGCGGTGCGCTGGTTCATCTCCACGCCTTCATCCTGGACCAACGGTGAACGTACGATCACCGCCAGCGTTCCCATCTATTTCGATCATTACTGGTATGGCGTCGTGGCGATGGATTTTACGTTGAGCACGATGCAGCGTCTGCTGGCTGATGCGACGGAAGACCGAACGGAAGGGGAGTATCAGCTGTACGATACCCGGCTCAATATGATTGCCACCTCTGCCCATACGGGAAACGCGGTGAACCATTTTGACGAACGCGAAACGGCGCAGATTGCGCAGGCGATTGAGCACGCGAACGGCGGCGGGATCCGCCTCGGAAGCCGTTTTGTCAGCTGGGAGCGGCTCGATCACTTCGACGGCGTTGTTCTGCGGATCCACACCCTGCACGAAGGGGTACAGGACGACTTCGGCAGCATCAGCATTGTGCTGGCACTGCTGTGGGCGCTGTTTACCGCCATGCTATTGATCTCGTGGCTGGTGATCCGCCGCATGGTGAGTAACATGTACACGCTTCAGCACTCGCTCCAGTGGCAGGCCTGGCATGACCCGCTTACCCGGTTGAATAACCGCGGTGCGCTGTTCGACCGCGCAAAAATGCTGGCGGAAACCTGTCGCCAGCAGTCGCTGCCGTTCTCGGTGATTCAGATCGATCTCGACCATTTTAAAAATACCAACGACCGCTTCGGCCATCAGGCCGGGGATAAAGTGCTCTCACATACGGCAGGACTGATTGCCAGCTCGTTACGCAAGAATGATGTGGCAGGGCGCGTAGGCGGGGAAGAGTTTTGCGTCGTCCTGCCGGGGATCGGACTGGAGGAGGCGAGAAGCGTCGCCGACCGTATACGCTGCCGGATCAACAGTAAGGAGATCCTGGTGAAGAAGAGCACGACTCAGCGCGTCAGCGCGTCGCTGGGGGTCAGCAGCGCGGATGAAGCGGGTAACTACGAGTTTGAACAGCTGCAGTCGGTGGCGGACGCCCGGCTGTATCAGGCCAAACAGAGCGGGCGTAACAGGGTCGTATGA
- the yedA gene encoding drug/metabolite exporter YedA: protein MRFRQLLPLIGALFSLYIIWGSTYFVIRIGVESWPPLMMAGIRFLSAGVLLLAFLLLRGHKLPSLRPMLNAALIGLLLLAVGNGFVTIAEHRNVPSGIAAVVVATVPLFTLCFSRLFGIRTRKLEWLGIGIGLAGIILLNSGGNLSGNPWGAVIILIGSMSWAFGSVYGSRIELPAGMMAGAIEMLAAGIVLLLASTLTGEKLTTLPPLSGFLAVGYLALFGSIIAINAYMFLIRNVSPAVATSYAYVNPVVAVLLGTGLGGETLSSVEWLALGVIVFAVVLVTLGKYLLPAKPVVTPCEVEKP from the coding sequence ATGCGTTTCCGGCAATTGCTACCGCTCATCGGGGCACTCTTTTCGCTGTACATCATCTGGGGTTCAACCTACTTTGTCATTCGCATCGGCGTGGAAAGCTGGCCACCACTGATGATGGCGGGCATTCGCTTTCTCTCGGCTGGCGTGTTGCTGCTGGCCTTCCTGCTGCTGCGCGGGCATAAACTTCCCTCTCTGCGCCCGATGCTGAATGCCGCCCTGATTGGCCTGCTGCTTCTGGCGGTGGGAAATGGGTTTGTAACGATTGCCGAGCACAGGAACGTACCGTCCGGGATCGCCGCCGTGGTCGTTGCCACCGTACCGCTGTTTACCCTCTGCTTTAGCCGCCTTTTCGGTATCCGAACCCGCAAGCTGGAATGGCTGGGGATTGGTATTGGCCTTGCCGGCATCATTCTGCTGAATAGCGGCGGTAACTTGAGCGGGAATCCGTGGGGCGCAGTCATCATCCTGATTGGCTCGATGAGCTGGGCGTTTGGTTCCGTCTACGGTTCGCGTATCGAACTGCCGGCCGGCATGATGGCGGGCGCGATTGAGATGCTCGCCGCCGGGATTGTACTGCTGCTTGCCTCCACGCTGACGGGAGAAAAGCTGACGACCCTGCCGCCGCTGTCGGGCTTTCTGGCGGTAGGCTACCTGGCGCTGTTTGGTTCTATCATCGCAATTAACGCCTATATGTTCCTTATCCGTAATGTCTCTCCGGCTGTCGCCACCAGCTATGCCTACGTCAACCCGGTCGTGGCCGTGCTGCTCGGGACTGGATTGGGGGGAGAAACGCTCTCTTCCGTTGAATGGCTGGCATTAGGGGTGATTGTTTTTGCCGTCGTGCTGGTCACCCTGGGCAAATATTTACTGCCCGCAAAACCGGTAGTCACGCCTTGCGAGGTGGAGAAACCTTAA
- a CDS encoding DUF2158 domain-containing protein: MVFLVSDEVKPKKGGPRMIVTGYSSGMVECRWHDGYSIKREAFREEELQPGDGQHKRDKA; the protein is encoded by the coding sequence ATGGTCTTTTTGGTCAGTGATGAAGTTAAGCCTAAAAAGGGCGGCCCACGTATGATCGTCACCGGGTATTCCAGCGGAATGGTGGAGTGTCGGTGGCACGATGGCTACAGCATCAAGCGGGAAGCATTCCGTGAAGAGGAGCTTCAGCCGGGAGACGGGCAGCACAAGCGGGACAAGGCTTAA
- a CDS encoding DNA cytosine methyltransferase → MTEPAPEQAEKSTATVQALLRQLLDIYDAKTLANLLVAHGESHWSPAILKRLLTSERAGRRLSEGEFRYLQNLLPRPSAAHPNYAFRFIDLFAGIGGIRHGFEAIGGQCVFTSEWNKHAVRTYKANWYCDPNEHHFNADIRDVTLSHKSGVSDEQAAEHIRQTIPAHDVLLAGFPCQPFSLAGVSKKNALGRAHGFACDTQGTLFFDVARIIDARRPPIFVLENVKNLKSHDGGKTFRIIMQTLDELGYDVADSQDMGADDPKIIDGKHFLPQHRERIVLVGFRRDLNLKGDFTLRDIPSLYPERRPTVADLLEPVVDAKFILTPVLWKYLYHYAKKHQAKGNGFGFGMVNPNDPHCVTRTLSARYYKDGAEILIDRGWDKALGERDFDDPHNQRHRPRRLTPRECARLMGFETPQGYRFRIPVSDTQAYRQFGNSVVVPAFAAVAKLLSSRIRQAVALRQSEAVNDGRSR, encoded by the coding sequence GTGACTGAGCCCGCGCCTGAGCAGGCTGAGAAATCAACGGCAACGGTGCAAGCGTTACTGCGCCAGCTGTTGGATATCTATGATGCTAAAACGCTGGCCAATTTGCTGGTAGCGCACGGCGAGAGCCACTGGAGCCCGGCGATCCTTAAACGTCTGCTGACCAGCGAACGCGCGGGGCGTCGCCTGAGTGAAGGCGAGTTTCGTTATCTGCAAAACCTGCTTCCGCGTCCTTCTGCTGCGCACCCAAACTATGCCTTCCGCTTTATCGATCTATTTGCCGGTATCGGTGGTATTCGACACGGTTTTGAAGCTATCGGCGGACAGTGCGTGTTTACCAGCGAGTGGAACAAACATGCCGTACGAACCTACAAGGCTAACTGGTACTGCGATCCGAACGAGCATCATTTCAACGCGGATATCCGCGATGTGACCCTGAGCCATAAAAGCGGCGTCAGCGATGAACAGGCCGCCGAGCACATTCGTCAGACAATCCCGGCGCATGACGTGCTGCTGGCAGGCTTCCCTTGTCAGCCCTTCTCGCTGGCCGGTGTCTCTAAAAAGAATGCCCTTGGACGGGCCCACGGTTTCGCCTGCGATACGCAGGGAACGCTGTTTTTTGATGTGGCGCGCATTATTGACGCCCGTCGCCCGCCCATCTTTGTGCTGGAAAACGTCAAAAATCTAAAGAGCCACGACGGCGGAAAAACCTTCCGCATTATCATGCAGACGCTGGATGAGCTGGGTTATGACGTGGCCGATTCACAGGACATGGGTGCGGACGATCCTAAAATTATTGATGGCAAACATTTCCTGCCCCAGCATCGCGAACGTATCGTGCTGGTGGGGTTCCGCCGCGATCTCAATCTCAAGGGTGATTTCACCCTGCGGGATATCCCGTCTTTGTATCCCGAGCGCCGTCCCACCGTGGCTGACCTGCTGGAACCGGTCGTCGACGCGAAATTTATCCTTACCCCAGTGCTGTGGAAATACCTCTACCACTATGCCAAGAAGCATCAGGCGAAAGGCAACGGCTTCGGTTTTGGAATGGTAAACCCGAACGATCCGCACTGCGTCACCCGCACGCTGTCTGCTCGCTACTATAAAGACGGCGCGGAAATCCTGATCGACAGAGGCTGGGACAAAGCGCTGGGTGAAAGAGATTTCGACGATCCGCACAACCAGCGCCATCGCCCGCGGCGCTTAACCCCGCGGGAGTGCGCCCGGTTGATGGGATTTGAGACCCCGCAGGGCTACCGCTTCCGGATTCCGGTTTCGGATACTCAGGCGTATCGACAGTTCGGTAATTCTGTTGTGGTTCCTGCGTTCGCGGCCGTAGCAAAACTGCTTTCCTCGCGCATCAGACAGGCGGTGGCGCTCCGCCAGAGTGAGGCCGTCAATGACGGACGTTCACGATAA
- the dcuR gene encoding two-component system response regulator DcuR has translation MINVLIVDDDAMVADLNRLYVNRVEGFSCCGVASTLNQAEAIINNPSQPVDLVLLDVYMQQDNGLDLLPVIRASGRPIDVIMISSAADATTIQTSIHYGVVDYLIKPFQFPRFEEALNGWKAKRNLMGSHQYYEQADVDRLIHGGAPELADSKKLPKGLTPQTLRTICQWIDAHPETEFSTDDLANAVNISRVSCRKYLIWLAQINILFTSIHYGATGRPVYRYRLQPEQTGLLKQYCQ, from the coding sequence GTGATAAATGTATTAATTGTCGATGATGACGCCATGGTAGCCGACCTCAACCGTCTCTATGTCAACCGTGTTGAAGGTTTTAGCTGCTGCGGCGTCGCCTCCACGCTAAACCAGGCCGAGGCCATCATTAATAACCCCAGCCAGCCTGTCGATCTGGTACTGCTGGATGTCTACATGCAGCAGGATAACGGGCTGGATCTGCTGCCCGTTATTCGCGCATCTGGTCGCCCAATCGATGTGATTATGATCTCCTCGGCTGCTGACGCCACGACGATCCAGACCTCTATCCATTACGGCGTGGTGGATTATCTGATAAAGCCGTTCCAGTTCCCGCGCTTTGAAGAGGCGCTTAACGGCTGGAAGGCAAAGCGCAACCTGATGGGTTCGCACCAGTATTATGAGCAGGCCGACGTCGACCGGCTGATCCACGGCGGGGCGCCGGAACTGGCGGACAGTAAAAAGCTGCCGAAGGGGTTAACGCCGCAAACGCTGCGCACGATTTGCCAGTGGATTGACGCTCATCCGGAGACAGAATTTTCTACCGACGATCTGGCAAACGCGGTCAATATTTCCCGCGTGTCCTGCCGCAAATATCTGATCTGGCTGGCGCAAATCAATATTCTGTTCACCAGCATTCACTACGGTGCCACCGGGCGTCCGGTGTATCGCTACCGTCTCCAGCCGGAGCAGACCGGCCTGCTCAAGCAATACTGCCAGTAA
- a CDS encoding mannosyl-3-phosphoglycerate phosphatase-related protein translates to MPSLRDTLLIFSDLDGSLLDIHTYDWQPAMPWLDRLQDNQIPIILCSSKTAAEMLDLQLDLGLEGLPFIAENGAVIQPDVRWDKVQRQIGGMTHRDICPRIEQIRLQTGFKFTTFDDVDEHVISEWTGLTRYRSTLARKHEASVTLIWRDTDEKLVQFEEALANVGLKCLQGARFWHVLDARCGKDVAVNWLIEQYRDREEIEPTTLGLGDGPNDAPLLDSVDFAVVIKGINRQGIRLRDDNPARVYHTRQPGPAGWQEGLDHFLS, encoded by the coding sequence ATGCCTTCACTGCGGGATACCTTGCTGATTTTTTCCGACCTGGATGGCTCGTTGCTGGATATTCATACCTATGACTGGCAGCCCGCCATGCCCTGGCTGGACAGGCTGCAGGATAACCAGATTCCGATCATTCTCTGCAGCAGCAAGACCGCGGCAGAGATGCTGGATCTCCAGCTGGATCTGGGGCTTGAAGGCTTGCCTTTTATTGCCGAGAACGGCGCGGTGATACAGCCTGACGTGCGCTGGGATAAGGTTCAGCGCCAGATCGGAGGGATGACGCACCGGGATATTTGCCCGCGAATCGAGCAAATTCGCCTGCAGACGGGCTTTAAATTCACCACTTTTGACGACGTGGATGAGCACGTTATCAGCGAGTGGACCGGACTGACGCGCTACCGTTCGACGCTTGCCCGCAAGCATGAAGCGTCCGTCACGCTCATCTGGCGCGATACCGACGAGAAACTGGTTCAGTTTGAAGAGGCGCTGGCGAATGTTGGCCTGAAATGCCTGCAGGGGGCGCGCTTCTGGCATGTTCTGGACGCCCGCTGCGGCAAAGACGTTGCGGTTAACTGGCTGATTGAGCAATACCGCGATCGGGAAGAGATTGAACCTACCACGCTGGGACTCGGCGACGGTCCCAATGATGCGCCGCTGCTCGACAGCGTTGATTTCGCGGTGGTAATTAAGGGCATTAACCGCCAGGGCATCCGGCTGCGGGACGATAACCCTGCCCGGGTTTATCACACCCGGCAGCCCGGTCCGGCGGGCTGGCAGGAGGGGCTGGATCACTTCCTGTCCTGA
- a CDS encoding very short patch repair endonuclease has product MTDVHDKTTRSKNMRAIGTRDTAIEKRLAALLTQAGFDFRVQDPALAGRPDFVIDAWQCIIFTHGCFWHHHDCYLFKVPATRTDFWLNKIGKNVERDSRDLSALIAQGWRVLIVWECALRGRLKLNDTDLTERLEEWICGGGQTAQIDTKGIHLLKVSPPRKA; this is encoded by the coding sequence ATGACGGACGTTCACGATAAGACGACGCGCAGCAAAAACATGCGTGCCATCGGCACGCGTGACACCGCCATTGAAAAGCGCCTGGCCGCGTTGCTGACGCAGGCGGGGTTTGACTTCCGCGTGCAGGATCCCGCGCTTGCGGGACGCCCCGATTTCGTCATCGACGCCTGGCAGTGCATCATCTTTACCCACGGCTGTTTCTGGCACCACCACGACTGTTACCTGTTTAAAGTCCCCGCGACGCGTACCGATTTCTGGCTGAATAAAATTGGCAAGAACGTCGAGCGTGACAGCCGGGACCTCAGCGCGCTGATTGCGCAGGGCTGGCGGGTGCTGATCGTCTGGGAGTGTGCGCTGAGAGGCAGATTAAAACTGAACGATACCGATCTGACCGAACGGCTGGAAGAGTGGATCTGCGGCGGCGGCCAGACCGCGCAGATCGACACGAAGGGTATTCACCTGCTTAAGGTTTCTCCACCTCGCAAGGCGTGA
- a CDS encoding DUF808 domain-containing protein — MAGSSLLTLLDDIATLLDDISVMGKLAAKKTAGVLGDDLSLNAQQVSGVRANRELPVVWGVAKGSFLNKVILVPLALLISAFIPWAITPLLMIGGAFLCFEGVEKVLHSFSARKQSDTPEMRQQRLEALAAQDPKTFERDKVKGAIRTDFILSAEIVAITLGIVSDSPLLNQVLILSGIAILVTVGVYGLVGLIVKLDDIGYWLEEKSSAVARGIGKSLLVLAPWLMKSLSVVGTLAMFLVGGGILVHGIAPLHHAIEHFSAAQGALVAAILPTLLNLVLGFIIGAIVVAAVKLVEKIRGTSH, encoded by the coding sequence TTGGCAGGAAGTAGCTTGTTAACATTGCTGGATGATATTGCGACCTTACTGGATGATATTTCAGTGATGGGGAAACTGGCGGCGAAGAAAACCGCAGGCGTGCTGGGAGATGATTTATCGCTTAACGCCCAACAGGTAAGCGGGGTGAGGGCAAACCGTGAACTGCCGGTGGTGTGGGGCGTGGCGAAAGGCTCCTTCCTGAACAAGGTGATTCTGGTGCCGCTGGCGCTGCTGATCAGCGCGTTTATTCCGTGGGCCATCACCCCGTTGCTGATGATTGGCGGCGCATTTCTCTGCTTCGAGGGCGTGGAGAAGGTGCTGCACTCCTTTAGCGCCCGCAAGCAGAGCGATACCCCGGAGATGCGCCAGCAGCGTCTTGAAGCGCTTGCCGCTCAGGATCCGAAAACCTTCGAGCGCGACAAGGTCAAAGGCGCCATTCGGACCGACTTTATCCTGTCCGCGGAGATTGTCGCCATTACGCTGGGCATCGTGTCTGACTCGCCGCTCCTGAATCAGGTTCTGATCCTCTCCGGCATCGCCATTCTGGTCACCGTCGGCGTCTACGGCCTAGTGGGACTGATCGTCAAGCTGGATGATATCGGCTACTGGCTGGAAGAAAAATCGAGCGCGGTGGCAAGAGGCATCGGCAAAAGCCTGCTGGTGCTGGCCCCGTGGCTGATGAAGAGTTTGTCGGTGGTAGGCACGCTGGCGATGTTCCTCGTGGGCGGTGGGATCCTGGTTCACGGTATCGCGCCGCTGCACCATGCTATCGAGCATTTCTCCGCGGCGCAGGGGGCCCTGGTCGCCGCGATTCTGCCCACGCTGCTGAATCTTGTACTGGGCTTTATCATTGGCGCTATCGTTGTCGCGGCGGTGAAGCTGGTTGAGAAAATACGCGGCACGTCGCACTAA